In Streptomyces canus, one DNA window encodes the following:
- a CDS encoding RICIN domain-containing protein, whose protein sequence is MDGHAVALLMARHWQATYAYSVICLASWSASASMAAAAAFHRVLGRAGDGALRPQLLVAVREFVKEWAADDEISAVLPELRKTIGGRGLRAARSATPERRQLAERAFRSLPGASQCLLWHSEVEAEPISVPAGLLGVDATRAAAALEQAREQFRTGCVRAHRELAPTSECRFYNRLLDVPLRRGGNLLPDVRKHLTDCRYCRHAAEQLSHFEGGLEVLLAETVLGWGAHRYLDSRPARSVERPAPTSPGPARAKPGGRHRPVPAGLLAQPRKSTRAVLVGAGLTSLALLATVLVTKGWSDDGGVPTPGATWGAVSGNTVRPSPSTVSQDAGSPSTASMGNPVEVGHGRLRNADADLCLDSRDAHHARATPGTKAMLTECSSAGSQQWSYQQDGLLRSAADPRLCLDSDTEKRSVVIADCLTRTGEVRYDLTVRGELLLRRGKGLLVAPGKGETVVVTERNGSQKQRWVLEFTDESAPAQQGTQSPEDAETGRPSGGPGEDPIAPHLAPPSGSGEHPDSGREQSPGQPSDQHGTPPQQYGTRVAQVDDSDSEPAGPATPAAPAAPVEGAGAVVGAVLDTATSVTAPLASTLGTALP, encoded by the coding sequence GTGGACGGCCATGCCGTCGCGCTGTTGATGGCGCGTCACTGGCAGGCGACCTACGCATACTCGGTCATCTGCCTTGCCTCATGGTCGGCTTCGGCCTCTATGGCGGCCGCGGCGGCATTCCACCGGGTGCTCGGCCGGGCCGGTGACGGCGCGCTGCGCCCACAACTTCTTGTTGCGGTGAGGGAGTTCGTCAAGGAGTGGGCCGCGGATGACGAAATCTCCGCTGTACTGCCGGAACTTCGCAAGACGATCGGCGGCCGTGGTCTACGCGCGGCGAGGTCCGCCACCCCGGAAAGAAGACAGCTCGCCGAGCGCGCATTCAGGTCCCTTCCCGGCGCCTCCCAATGCCTGCTGTGGCACAGTGAGGTCGAGGCCGAACCCATATCCGTACCGGCCGGTCTGCTGGGTGTGGACGCGACCCGTGCGGCGGCCGCCCTCGAGCAGGCGCGCGAGCAATTCCGCACGGGCTGTGTCCGTGCTCACCGGGAACTCGCGCCCACCAGTGAATGCCGTTTCTACAATCGTCTGCTGGATGTCCCCCTTCGCCGGGGCGGGAACCTTCTGCCCGATGTCCGCAAACATCTGACGGATTGCCGGTATTGCCGTCATGCAGCCGAACAGCTCAGCCACTTCGAGGGTGGTCTGGAGGTGCTGCTCGCCGAGACGGTGCTCGGCTGGGGCGCCCACCGCTATCTCGACTCGCGGCCCGCGCGTTCCGTCGAGCGTCCGGCCCCGACCTCGCCCGGTCCGGCCCGTGCAAAGCCCGGCGGTCGCCACCGCCCCGTTCCCGCAGGCCTCCTCGCCCAGCCGCGCAAAAGCACCCGTGCCGTCCTCGTCGGCGCCGGTCTGACCTCCCTGGCCCTGCTCGCCACAGTGCTCGTGACCAAGGGCTGGTCGGACGACGGCGGTGTTCCCACGCCCGGCGCCACCTGGGGCGCGGTGAGCGGGAACACCGTACGGCCGAGCCCGTCGACGGTCTCCCAGGACGCCGGGTCCCCGTCCACGGCCTCGATGGGCAACCCCGTCGAGGTCGGCCACGGCAGGCTCCGCAACGCCGACGCCGACCTGTGCCTCGACAGCCGTGACGCCCACCACGCGCGGGCCACGCCCGGCACGAAGGCCATGCTGACGGAGTGTTCCTCGGCCGGGTCCCAGCAGTGGTCGTACCAGCAGGACGGGCTGCTGCGCAGCGCGGCCGATCCCAGGCTCTGCCTCGACTCGGACACCGAGAAGCGGTCGGTCGTGATCGCCGACTGCCTGACCCGGACGGGAGAGGTCCGCTACGACCTCACCGTGCGCGGCGAACTGCTGCTGCGCCGCGGGAAGGGGCTCCTGGTCGCGCCCGGCAAGGGGGAGACCGTCGTCGTCACCGAGCGGAACGGCTCACAGAAGCAGAGGTGGGTGCTGGAGTTCACCGACGAGAGCGCGCCGGCACAACAGGGCACGCAGTCGCCCGAGGACGCGGAGACGGGCCGGCCCTCCGGGGGGCCGGGCGAGGATCCGATCGCACCGCACCTCGCCCCGCCCTCAGGTTCCGGCGAACACCCCGACAGCGGCCGCGAACAGAGCCCCGGTCAGCCCTCGGACCAGCACGGAACCCCGCCCCAGCAGTACGGGACACGGGTCGCCCAGGTCGACGACAGCGACTCCGAGCCGGCCGGTCCGGCCACTCCTGCCGCTCCTGCCGCCCCGGTCGAGGGGGCCGGGGCGGTGGTGGGTGCGGTCCTGGACACCGCGACCTCGGTGACGGCGCCCCTCGCGTCGACGCTCGGCACCGCACTGCCGTAG
- a CDS encoding DedA family protein, whose protein sequence is MHVQEWLDTVPPAAVYALVGLVIGLESLGIPLPGEIILVSAALLSSQHAGINPVVLGACASVGAVVGDSIGYAIGRKGGRPLLTWLGNKFPRHFSEGHVATAERSFEKWGMWAVFFGRFVALLRIFAGPLAGVLRMPYWKFLIANVLGGIIWAGGTTAVIYYVGIVAESWLKRFSWLGLVLAVLIGLTSMLVLKRRAAKATDRMRAAEPETVPAAD, encoded by the coding sequence TTGCACGTCCAGGAATGGCTCGACACCGTGCCCCCGGCCGCCGTCTACGCCCTGGTGGGTTTGGTCATCGGCCTGGAGAGCCTGGGCATTCCGCTGCCCGGCGAGATCATCCTGGTCTCCGCAGCGCTCCTGTCCTCGCAGCACGCGGGGATCAATCCCGTGGTGCTCGGTGCGTGCGCCAGCGTCGGGGCGGTCGTCGGTGATTCCATCGGCTACGCGATCGGGCGCAAGGGCGGACGGCCGCTGCTCACCTGGCTCGGCAACAAGTTCCCGAGGCACTTCAGTGAGGGCCATGTCGCCACGGCGGAGCGGTCCTTCGAGAAGTGGGGCATGTGGGCGGTGTTCTTCGGCCGTTTCGTCGCGCTGCTGAGGATCTTCGCCGGGCCGCTCGCCGGTGTGCTGCGGATGCCGTACTGGAAGTTCCTGATCGCCAACGTGCTGGGCGGGATCATCTGGGCGGGCGGGACGACCGCGGTCATCTACTACGTGGGGATCGTCGCGGAGTCGTGGCTGAAGCGGTTCTCGTGGCTCGGACTCGTGCTCGCCGTGCTGATCGGACTCACCTCGATGCTCGTGCTCAAGCGCAGGGCGGCGAAGGCGACGGACCGGATGCGGGCGGCCGAACCGGAGACCGTCCCGGCCGCCGACTGA
- a CDS encoding gamma carbonic anhydrase family protein, whose amino-acid sequence MAHKALITGIGGKEPTIDGEAFVAPTASVIGDVTLQAGASLWYGAVARGDVERISVGAQSNIQDNCTLHADPGFPVTIGERVSVGHNAVVHGATVEDDCLIGMGATVLNGAVIGAGSLVAAQALVPQGMRVPPGSLVAGVPAKVRRELTEEERQGVTLNGTLYADLAEAHSEVHDKP is encoded by the coding sequence ATGGCGCACAAGGCGTTGATCACGGGCATCGGCGGAAAGGAACCGACGATCGACGGAGAGGCCTTCGTGGCGCCCACCGCGTCGGTGATCGGTGACGTGACGCTGCAGGCGGGGGCGAGCCTCTGGTACGGCGCGGTGGCCCGCGGCGACGTAGAACGCATCTCAGTCGGCGCCCAGAGCAACATCCAGGACAACTGCACCCTGCACGCCGACCCCGGCTTCCCGGTGACGATCGGCGAGCGCGTCTCGGTGGGCCACAACGCGGTGGTCCACGGAGCGACGGTCGAGGACGACTGTCTGATCGGCATGGGCGCGACGGTGCTGAACGGCGCCGTGATCGGGGCGGGTTCCCTCGTGGCGGCCCAGGCACTGGTACCGCAGGGCATGCGGGTACCGCCCGGTTCACTGGTGGCCGGCGTGCCGGCGAAGGTGCGGCGGGAGCTGACGGAGGAGGAGCGTCAGGGAGTCACCCTGAACGGAACGCTCTACGCGGACCTGGCCGAGGCCCACAGTGAGGTGCACGACAAGCCGTGA
- a CDS encoding acyltransferase: protein MPKSKNTFSSWRGRLVQRAVHAGWAWVQRTGSVTAERPGRFRFGALGVHTRLAFPLGTVFGEPWIHVGSHCIVGEQVTLTAGLMPDLDLGPEPILRIGDGVVLGRGSHVIADTTVTIGSDCYFGPYVYVTSTNHSYDDPHEPIGKQWPRMEPVEIGPGCWIGTGAVILPGARIGRNVVVAAGAVVRGVVPDHAVVAGAPARVVRRWTSEDGWQPPLRTPAPVPIPEGATAEQLNALAGLDEETAAKLAELDEGAAGRLAGLD, encoded by the coding sequence GTGCCGAAGAGCAAGAACACGTTCTCATCCTGGCGGGGCCGTCTCGTCCAGCGTGCCGTCCACGCGGGCTGGGCCTGGGTGCAGCGCACGGGCTCCGTCACCGCAGAGCGCCCGGGGCGCTTCCGCTTCGGTGCGCTCGGTGTGCACACCCGGCTGGCCTTTCCGCTCGGCACGGTCTTCGGTGAACCGTGGATCCATGTCGGGTCCCACTGCATCGTCGGCGAACAGGTCACTCTGACCGCCGGCCTGATGCCCGACCTGGACCTCGGTCCGGAGCCGATCCTGCGCATCGGCGACGGGGTCGTGCTGGGGCGTGGCAGCCATGTCATCGCCGACACCACGGTCACCATCGGCAGCGACTGCTACTTCGGGCCGTACGTCTATGTCACGTCCACCAATCACTCGTACGACGATCCCCACGAGCCGATCGGCAAGCAGTGGCCGCGGATGGAGCCGGTGGAGATCGGGCCGGGGTGCTGGATCGGGACCGGGGCGGTGATCCTGCCCGGCGCGCGGATCGGGCGGAACGTCGTCGTGGCCGCCGGTGCCGTGGTGCGGGGTGTGGTGCCGGACCACGCGGTGGTGGCGGGGGCGCCCGCCCGGGTCGTACGGCGCTGGACCTCCGAGGACGGCTGGCAGCCGCCGCTCAGGACCCCGGCGCCGGTACCGATACCCGAGGGAGCCACGGCGGAACAGCTCAACGCGCTGGCCGGGCTGGACGAGGAGACGGCGGCGAAACTCGCCGAGTTGGACGAGGGTGCGGCGGGGCGACTTGCCGGACTGGACTGA
- a CDS encoding EamA family transporter produces MTAFFALATSLLWGLADFGGGVLTRRLPALTVVVVSQAIAAAVLGAIVVATGGWSKAGPRLWFAFAAGLAGPVALICFYKALALGPMGVVSPLGTLSVAVPVGVGLFLGERPGLTQAAGIAVAVTGVILAGGPQLRGAPVQRRAIVLTLIAALGFGTVFALIAEASTTVTGLFLALFVQRLVNGAVGGAALYVSVKRGSPALPTTGFPWSFLPALAFIGLADVAANGTYSVAAQHGPVTVAAVLASLYPVVTALAARGFLSERLRALQTTGAGLALIGTLLLATG; encoded by the coding sequence GTGACAGCATTCTTCGCCCTGGCCACCAGCCTCTTGTGGGGCCTGGCCGACTTCGGCGGCGGGGTGCTGACCCGACGGCTCCCGGCGCTCACGGTCGTCGTGGTCTCGCAGGCGATCGCCGCGGCCGTGCTCGGCGCGATCGTGGTGGCGACCGGCGGCTGGAGCAAGGCGGGGCCCCGGCTGTGGTTCGCGTTCGCCGCGGGTCTGGCCGGACCGGTCGCCCTGATCTGTTTCTACAAGGCGCTCGCGCTGGGGCCGATGGGTGTCGTCTCCCCGCTGGGCACGCTGAGCGTGGCGGTCCCGGTCGGCGTGGGCCTCTTCCTCGGCGAGCGTCCCGGGCTCACGCAGGCCGCGGGCATCGCGGTGGCCGTGACGGGAGTGATCCTGGCGGGCGGGCCCCAGTTGCGCGGCGCCCCGGTGCAACGCCGGGCGATCGTCCTCACCCTGATCGCGGCCCTCGGCTTCGGTACGGTGTTCGCCCTGATCGCGGAGGCGTCCACGACCGTCACCGGCCTGTTCCTCGCCCTGTTCGTGCAGCGCCTGGTCAACGGGGCGGTGGGCGGCGCGGCCTTGTACGTCTCGGTGAAACGGGGCTCGCCCGCGCTCCCGACGACCGGCTTCCCCTGGTCTTTCCTCCCCGCACTCGCCTTCATCGGCCTCGCGGACGTGGCGGCGAACGGCACGTACTCGGTGGCCGCCCAGCACGGCCCGGTCACGGTGGCCGCCGTCCTCGCCTCGCTCTACCCGGTGGTCACGGCCCTGGCCGCCCGCGGCTTCCTCAGCGAACGCCTCCGCGCCCTCCAGACGACGGGCGCGGGCCTGGCCCTGATCGGCACCCTGCTCCTCGCGACGGGCTGA
- a CDS encoding helix-turn-helix domain-containing protein — translation MSDLDLLTQSLARNVKRWRTERGFTLDALAARAGVSRGMLIQIEQARTNPSLGTVVKIGDALGISITTLLDYEQGPKVRIVPPEQVVRLWGTDAGSWSRLLAGAEAPGPLEMWEWRMMPGESSRSDPHPAGTVEILHVTEGEMTLTVDGVEHRVAAGASVTFEANAEHVYANQGDVPAQWMLAVSVPAVP, via the coding sequence GTGTCGGACCTCGACCTGCTGACCCAGTCCCTGGCGCGCAACGTCAAGCGCTGGCGGACCGAGCGCGGCTTCACCCTGGACGCGCTCGCCGCCCGAGCCGGAGTCAGCCGCGGCATGCTGATCCAGATCGAGCAGGCCCGGACCAACCCCAGCCTCGGCACGGTCGTGAAGATCGGCGACGCGCTCGGCATCAGCATCACCACGCTGCTCGACTACGAGCAGGGGCCGAAGGTGCGGATCGTCCCACCGGAGCAGGTGGTGCGGCTGTGGGGCACGGACGCCGGCAGCTGGAGCCGGCTGCTCGCGGGCGCGGAGGCCCCCGGCCCGCTGGAGATGTGGGAGTGGCGGATGATGCCGGGCGAGAGCAGCCGGTCGGATCCGCACCCCGCCGGGACGGTCGAGATCCTGCACGTCACGGAGGGCGAGATGACCCTGACCGTCGACGGTGTCGAGCACCGGGTCGCCGCCGGGGCGAGCGTCACCTTCGAGGCCAACGCCGAGCACGTGTACGCCAATCAGGGCGACGTTCCCGCGCAGTGGATGCTGGCCGTCTCGGTGCCGGCCGTGCCATGA
- a CDS encoding YbaK/EbsC family protein codes for MDAPIGHFDHATPAPAALDELTRPVADAVRHWSGSVPAEQIVYVDTDPRWADTAVFVEHYGRELLERSANCVVVAGKRGGESTLAACVVLSTTRVDVNGVVRRQLGARKASFASMDTATGETGMEYGGITPIGLPGDWPLLVDSAVVDLPYVLVGSGRRRGKLLVPGKAFAELPGAVALEGLGIA; via the coding sequence ATGGACGCACCCATCGGACACTTCGACCACGCCACCCCCGCCCCCGCCGCCCTCGACGAGCTGACCCGCCCGGTCGCCGATGCCGTACGGCACTGGAGCGGCAGCGTCCCCGCCGAGCAGATCGTGTACGTCGACACCGACCCGCGGTGGGCCGACACCGCGGTCTTCGTCGAGCACTACGGCAGGGAGCTCCTCGAGCGGTCGGCGAACTGCGTGGTCGTCGCGGGCAAGCGCGGTGGCGAGAGCACCCTCGCCGCGTGCGTGGTGCTCTCCACCACCCGGGTCGACGTCAACGGGGTCGTCCGCCGCCAACTCGGCGCCCGCAAGGCCTCGTTCGCCTCGATGGACACGGCCACGGGGGAGACCGGCATGGAGTACGGCGGCATCACCCCGATCGGACTCCCCGGCGACTGGCCGCTGTTGGTCGACTCGGCCGTGGTCGATCTCCCGTACGTCCTGGTCGGCAGCGGGCGGCGACGGGGAAAGCTACTGGTCCCGGGGAAGGCGTTCGCGGAACTGCCGGGCGCGGTGGCACTTGAGGGACTCGGCATCGCCTGA
- a CDS encoding cation diffusion facilitator family transporter, protein MAPWAGYVHHRVHGKGYHVINHEHGHGHGHGHDHDHDHDDPHGHEHGRHGLRHRLAHVLTPHSHETADKLDSALESSARGMRALWVSLAVLGVTALMQAVVVAVSGSVALLGDTVHNAADALTAVPLGIAFVLGRRAATRRFTYGYGRAEDLAGLVIVLTIAASAAFAGWAAIDRLLDPRPVTHVPAVAAAALVGFAGNEWVARYRIRVGRDIGSAALVADGLHARTDGFTSLAVLIGAGGSALGWQLADPIVGLAITAAITLVLRDAAREVFRRVLDAVDPELVDRAEGALREVEGVCGVAELRLRWIGHRLRAEVAVVVDGEMTVRQSHEVAVEAEHALLHAVPRLTAALVHADPAPVPGEADPHHILAHHAPA, encoded by the coding sequence ATGGCTCCGTGGGCGGGGTACGTCCACCACCGCGTGCACGGGAAGGGGTACCACGTGATCAACCACGAGCACGGTCACGGTCACGGTCATGGCCACGACCACGACCACGACCACGATGACCCGCATGGGCACGAGCACGGACGCCACGGACTCCGCCATCGCCTGGCGCACGTCCTCACCCCTCACTCCCACGAGACCGCCGACAAACTCGACTCCGCGCTGGAGTCCTCCGCCCGCGGCATGCGCGCCCTGTGGGTCTCGCTGGCGGTGCTGGGTGTCACGGCTCTGATGCAGGCGGTCGTGGTGGCCGTGTCCGGGTCCGTCGCGCTGCTCGGCGACACGGTGCACAACGCGGCGGACGCGCTGACCGCCGTACCGCTGGGCATCGCCTTCGTGCTGGGCCGGCGGGCGGCCACCCGCCGTTTCACGTACGGCTACGGCCGTGCCGAGGATCTCGCGGGCCTCGTGATCGTGCTGACGATCGCCGCGAGCGCGGCCTTCGCGGGGTGGGCGGCGATCGACCGGCTGCTGGATCCGCGTCCCGTGACGCACGTCCCGGCGGTCGCCGCGGCCGCGCTGGTGGGCTTCGCGGGCAACGAGTGGGTCGCCCGCTACCGCATCCGGGTGGGTCGGGACATCGGTTCGGCCGCCCTGGTGGCGGACGGACTGCACGCCCGCACCGACGGGTTCACCTCACTGGCCGTGCTCATCGGGGCCGGCGGCTCGGCCCTGGGCTGGCAACTCGCCGACCCGATCGTGGGGTTGGCGATCACCGCCGCGATCACACTGGTGCTGCGGGACGCGGCACGCGAGGTGTTCCGGCGCGTGCTGGACGCCGTCGACCCGGAGCTGGTGGACCGGGCCGAGGGCGCGCTGCGGGAGGTCGAAGGGGTGTGCGGGGTCGCCGAGTTGAGGCTGCGCTGGATCGGGCACCGGCTGCGGGCGGAGGTGGCGGTCGTGGTGGACGGGGAGATGACGGTGCGCCAGTCGCACGAGGTCGCCGTCGAGGCCGAACACGCCCTGCTGCACGCGGTCCCCCGCCTCACAGCAGCCCTGGTACACGCCGACCCGGCCCCGGTCCCGGGCGAGGCGGACCCCCATCACATCCTCGCCCACCACGCGCCGGCCTGA
- a CDS encoding ArsR/SmtB family transcription factor — protein sequence MSARMHLSTAHDAHPRTSGEEQFALAAEILALLGDRTRLTLLHALTGGEADVTTLTEACGAARPAVSQHLARLRLAGLVNTRKEGRRVIYALRDGHLRRLVDEALNVADHRLSDRPVHD from the coding sequence ATGAGCGCACGCATGCACCTATCAACTGCGCACGATGCGCACCCGCGCACCTCCGGCGAGGAACAGTTCGCCCTGGCCGCCGAGATCCTCGCCCTGCTCGGCGACCGCACCCGCCTCACCCTCCTCCACGCCCTGACCGGGGGAGAGGCCGACGTCACGACCCTCACGGAGGCGTGCGGAGCGGCCCGGCCGGCCGTCAGCCAGCACCTTGCGCGACTCAGGCTGGCCGGGCTGGTGAACACGCGCAAAGAGGGGCGCCGGGTGATCTACGCCCTGCGTGACGGACACCTGCGCCGCCTCGTCGACGAGGCCCTGAACGTGGCCGACCACCGTCTCAGCGACCGGCCGGTGCACGACTGA
- a CDS encoding 4-hydroxybenzoate 3-monooxygenase, whose amino-acid sequence MTSASPSNSAAPQRFPVVVVGAGPAGLTIGNILRAAGVDCLVLEAETREFIEQRPRAGVIEEWAVRGLQRRGLADTLLERAQLHTECEFRFAGERFRFAYGELTGQHHFVYPQPLLVTDLVREYADVRGGEIRFGVRDIQLHDLETSRPSVSYTDAGTGERQLVGCEFVAGCDGARGVTRTVLPETTTIARHDYGIGWLALLAEAPPSSDCVLFGIHPSGFAGHMARSPEVTRYYLECPPGDDPENWSHDRVWAELQQRLGADGTPPLTEGRLIEKRVLDMHNYVVEPMTFGRLFLAGDSAHLTAPIAAKGMNLALHDAFLLGDALVAYLGKDDGSGLDGYSEACLRRVWDYQEFSQWLSEVYHGTSSGDEYRAGTTFARLRRLFTSPAAAAAFAEQYLGTAATY is encoded by the coding sequence GTGACCTCCGCCTCCCCCTCCAACTCCGCTGCCCCACAACGCTTTCCGGTCGTAGTCGTCGGCGCCGGACCCGCCGGACTCACCATCGGCAACATCCTGCGAGCCGCGGGCGTGGACTGCCTCGTGCTGGAGGCGGAGACCCGCGAGTTCATCGAGCAGCGGCCGCGGGCGGGCGTCATCGAGGAGTGGGCCGTACGCGGTCTCCAGCGGCGCGGCCTCGCCGACACCCTGCTGGAGCGCGCCCAGTTGCACACCGAGTGCGAGTTCCGCTTCGCCGGCGAGCGCTTCCGCTTCGCCTACGGCGAGCTGACGGGACAGCACCACTTCGTGTATCCGCAGCCGCTGTTGGTGACGGACCTGGTGCGCGAGTACGCCGACGTCCGGGGCGGCGAGATCCGCTTCGGCGTGCGGGACATCCAGCTGCACGACCTGGAGACGTCCCGGCCGTCGGTGTCGTACACCGATGCCGGCACGGGCGAACGACAGCTGGTCGGTTGCGAGTTCGTGGCGGGCTGCGACGGGGCCCGGGGGGTGACCCGCACCGTCCTCCCCGAGACCACGACCATCGCCCGGCACGACTACGGCATCGGCTGGCTGGCGCTGCTCGCCGAGGCGCCGCCGTCCTCCGACTGCGTCCTGTTCGGCATCCACCCGAGCGGTTTCGCCGGGCACATGGCCCGCAGCCCCGAGGTGACCCGCTACTACCTGGAGTGCCCGCCGGGCGACGACCCCGAGAACTGGTCCCACGACCGCGTCTGGGCCGAACTCCAACAGCGCCTGGGCGCGGACGGCACCCCACCGCTCACCGAGGGCCGGCTGATCGAGAAGCGCGTCCTGGACATGCACAACTACGTGGTCGAGCCCATGACGTTCGGCAGGCTCTTCCTCGCCGGGGACTCCGCCCACCTCACCGCGCCCATAGCGGCGAAGGGCATGAACCTCGCCCTGCACGACGCCTTCCTGCTCGGCGACGCGCTCGTCGCCTACCTCGGCAAGGACGACGGCAGCGGCCTGGACGGCTACTCGGAGGCCTGTCTGCGGCGTGTGTGGGACTACCAGGAGTTCTCGCAGTGGCTCTCCGAGGTCTACCACGGCACGTCGTCGGGCGACGAGTACCGCGCGGGCACCACCTTCGCCCGCCTCCGCCGCCTGTTCACCTCGCCTGCCGCCGCCGCGGCCTTCGCGGAGCAGTACCTCGGTACGGCGGCCACGTACTGA
- a CDS encoding APC family permease — protein MVSVDSAPETKGKPGGGLRRDVGLIGLMWASVGSIIGSGWLYGAEKAVVMAGPAAIISWIIGAVAIVLLALVHAELGGMFPVAGGTARYPHYAFGGLAGMSFGWFSWLQAATVAPIEVEAMIGYAGHWSWAQGFQHADGTLTTSGLAVAVFLMAVFVAVNFFGVRVLAFTNSAATWWKIAVPLIAIFVIAVGNFHPGNFTSEGFAPFGAKGVLSAISSSGIIFALLGFEQAIQLAGESRDPKRDLPRATLGSVAIGAVIYVLLQLVFIAALPHSAFAHGWAKLNFEGISGPWAGLATLVGLGWLSAVLYLDAVISPGGTGLIYTTATSRVSFGLAKNGYAPKVFARTDRRGVPWFGLIMSFVTGVVCFLPFPSWQELVGFITSASVLMYAGAPLAYGVFAERLPHLERPYRLPAGKVIAPLSFVVANLIIYWAGWDTLWRLGVAIVLGYLLLGVYAWYAVAAGLPDAPRLDWKAAQWLPVYLLGLGLISWQGGFGGQGHLGLWWDMLVVTAFSLVIYYWAKATASRPEDIERSIDEVVVTEAAAH, from the coding sequence GCGGCCTGCGGCGGGACGTGGGGCTGATCGGGCTCATGTGGGCCTCGGTGGGGTCCATCATCGGCTCCGGCTGGCTCTACGGCGCCGAAAAGGCGGTCGTCATGGCCGGCCCCGCGGCGATCATCTCGTGGATCATCGGCGCGGTCGCCATTGTCCTGCTGGCCCTGGTGCACGCCGAACTGGGCGGCATGTTCCCGGTGGCGGGCGGTACGGCACGCTATCCGCACTACGCGTTCGGCGGCCTGGCAGGAATGTCCTTCGGCTGGTTCTCGTGGCTCCAGGCGGCGACCGTGGCGCCGATCGAGGTCGAGGCGATGATCGGGTACGCCGGGCACTGGAGTTGGGCGCAAGGCTTCCAGCACGCCGACGGCACACTCACCACCAGTGGTCTCGCGGTCGCCGTGTTTCTCATGGCCGTGTTCGTGGCCGTGAACTTCTTCGGCGTCCGGGTGCTCGCGTTCACCAACAGCGCGGCCACCTGGTGGAAGATAGCGGTGCCACTCATCGCCATCTTCGTCATCGCGGTCGGCAACTTCCATCCGGGCAACTTCACTTCGGAGGGCTTCGCGCCGTTCGGCGCCAAGGGCGTGCTGAGCGCGATCAGTTCCAGCGGCATCATCTTCGCGCTGCTGGGCTTCGAGCAGGCGATCCAGCTCGCCGGCGAGAGCCGTGACCCGAAGCGGGACCTGCCCCGGGCGACCCTCGGCTCGGTCGCGATCGGCGCCGTCATCTACGTCCTGCTCCAACTGGTGTTCATCGCCGCCCTCCCGCACTCCGCCTTCGCCCACGGCTGGGCGAAGCTGAACTTCGAGGGCATCAGCGGGCCCTGGGCCGGCCTTGCGACCCTCGTGGGCCTCGGCTGGCTGAGCGCGGTGCTCTACCTCGACGCGGTGATCTCCCCCGGCGGCACCGGCTTGATCTACACGACCGCGACCTCCCGCGTCTCCTTCGGTCTGGCCAAGAACGGCTACGCGCCGAAGGTGTTCGCCCGCACCGACCGGCGGGGCGTGCCGTGGTTCGGCCTGATCATGTCCTTCGTGACGGGCGTGGTCTGCTTCCTGCCCTTCCCCAGCTGGCAGGAACTGGTCGGCTTCATCACCTCGGCGAGCGTCCTCATGTACGCCGGCGCGCCGCTCGCGTACGGCGTGTTCGCCGAGCGGCTGCCCCACCTGGAGCGCCCGTACCGGCTCCCCGCCGGCAAGGTGATCGCCCCGCTGTCCTTCGTGGTGGCCAACCTGATCATCTACTGGGCGGGTTGGGACACCCTGTGGCGGCTCGGGGTGGCCATCGTCCTCGGATACCTGCTGCTCGGCGTGTACGCCTGGTACGCGGTGGCCGCCGGACTGCCCGACGCGCCCCGGCTCGACTGGAAGGCCGCACAGTGGCTGCCGGTCTACCTGCTGGGTCTCGGTCTGATCTCCTGGCAGGGCGGCTTCGGCGGCCAGGGGCATCTGGGCCTGTGGTGGGACATGCTGGTCGTCACCGCCTTCTCCCTGGTGATCTACTACTGGGCCAAGGCGACCGCCTCCCGACCCGAGGACATCGAGCGGAGCATCGACGAGGTCGTCGTCACCGAGGCGGCCGCGCACTGA